A region from the Vicia villosa cultivar HV-30 ecotype Madison, WI linkage group LG3, Vvil1.0, whole genome shotgun sequence genome encodes:
- the LOC131656292 gene encoding uncharacterized protein At5g39865-like translates to MWPPWNKSTSSSFSCSSFKDIQTLLKEEPITTKPKPSIFHRVTLANKLLRAWSTQPKLTYIPSPLPHEDPRAAQPNPPALTPISQQRVVIYFTSLRVVRTTYEDCKSVRSILRGFKIALDERDVSMDSGFLSELRRVTGRKPGLSLPRVFINERYIGGAEEVRWLHENGELKKLLEGLPVADSYLHACHVCGDHRFLLCGECSGARKVYAEKGGFKTCTACNESGLIRCTSCSC, encoded by the coding sequence ATGTGGCCACCATGGAACAAATCAACTTCCTCTTCCTTCTCATGTTCCTCCTTCAAAGACATTCAAACCCTTCTCAAAGAAGAACCCATCACcacaaaacctaaaccctctatATTCCACCGAGTCACACTCGCTAACAAGCTCCTCCGAGCCTGGTCAACTCAACCCAAACTCACCTATATCCCATCCCCACTCCCACACGAAGACCCACGCGCCGCGCAACCGAATCCTCCTGCTTTAACCCCCATTTCACAGCAGCGCGTGGTAATCTACTTCACCAGCCTGCGCGTGGTCCGAACAACATACGAGGATTGCAAATCAGTGCGTTCCATCCTGCGCGGTTTCAAAATCGCATTAGACGAGCGTGACGTTTCAATGGACTCGGGTTTCCTCTCGGAGCTCCGTCGGGTCACGGGTCGCAAACCCGGGTTATCACTGCCACGTGTATTTATCAACGAGCGATACATTGGTGGGGCCGAGGAAGTGAGATGGCTGCACGAGAATGGCGAGCTCAAGAAGCTTCTGGAAGGATTGCCCGTAGCTGATTCGTATCTCCACGCTTGCCACGTGTGCGGTGATCATAGGTTTTTGCTTTGTGGGGAATGTTCTGGTGCGCGCAAGGTGTACGCGGAGAAAGGTGGGTTCAAGACTTGTACGGCTTGTAATGAGAGTGGTCTAATCAGGTGCACCTCTTGTTCTTGTTGA